The Calditrichota bacterium genomic sequence GATAATCGGGTTTGCGCTCTTCCTGGTGGTGAAAGGGGTGAACGCCTTGCGGGCAAAAGAAGAGGCGCCTCCAGCGGCACCGACAACCAAGGAGTGCCCGGAATGCCTGTCGGTGATTCCCCTCAAGGCAACGCGTTGTGCGCACTGTGGCATCGTGCTCAAGTGAGGAGCCGTGGCAGATCTCAGAGCGTGTGGCGCCCAGGCCTCGGCACTATGCGGCGCTCTCAAACTCACCAAGGCACATCACCCGACTTGCCATATGGCTTCGTACCCCATCGCCAGGACTTCCCGCACGACCGGGATGTTGGGCAGCCTGACGGGCCGCAGGCCGAAACGGGTGCGGTAGATAGGGCGCACCAGGAAAAGATCTCTCCTCACCAGCCGGAAACCGCATGTCCCGCACAGCCGCTCGAAGTGAGCTATGGTCAGCCCCTGCCGGCGATTTGTCAGGATGTTGTTGACCTGATAGTCTGCCTCATGCACGAGTGTCCCTAGACCGTGGACCACCGGCGCGGGCAGCAAATGAACAAAAGGGCAGAAACGGAGCACAGAGCGCCCCACTTGCTGGTGGCCGGCAAAGGCGGAGTATTTTGGGGGAAAGGAGACAAAGAGGTACCCCCCGACCTTGAGCAGCGCACGGATATTCTCCATTGCTCTTGCTCGCTCGGCGACGTGTTCGATCACGTCCCGCATCACCACCAGGTCGAAACCGGTGCCCACCACCTGGCCGCAGCGTGGATCGGTGATGTCGCCTACGTACACGGGGAGGTCCGGATTCTTGCGCTGGGCAATGGCTACGCGCGTCGGCGAAAGTTCCAGCCCCACTGCCTCTATCCCCTGCTCGTGGAGCACATCGAGGAGCCCTGCCTCGGCACAACCGACTTCCAAGACCCGCATGTCGGAGAAACCAGGGAGGTGCTGGCGAAAGTAGGGGACAAGATAGGACCTGGCGAACGCCTGCTGCTCCTGAAAGTGCTTTTCCGCCATTCGTGCCCCTTTGCCCGCTGCTATCTCACCGGGTAGAGATAGTTTTCTGCCACCTTGATGCGCGTCACCGCGCCAGTGCGGTCGACCTCGAACACCACCGTCTCTCCGTCACTGCTGCGCCTGAATCTGCCCTTCCCCACTGGTTCGAGTTCCACCAAAGCCTCTGCAGGATCGTCTTCCGGCGGATAGCTGAACCCATACAGGTAGAGCCGCCCGTCGAGAATGAGAACATCGGTGCGCCAGTGGGTGGGGTCCTGGTAACTGCCCACAAAACGCACCCAAGTGGAGTCGAAAGCTGGTTGGGCCGGAGCTTCCTCGGCCGCAAGGGCAGGTGCCACGAGTTCGAGCGCCTTGGTCGCAATAGCGCCAGGGTTAAAGTCTTCGGCGTTGATGAAGACAATCGCCGCCAACCTTTCTTCCGGGGAGAAAAGTACCTGCGAGCGGAATCCTGCCACCCAGCCGCCGTGGCCGACCAGCGTCCTCGAGCCAGCACGCCGCACGCTGAAACC encodes the following:
- a CDS encoding class I SAM-dependent methyltransferase encodes the protein MAEKHFQEQQAFARSYLVPYFRQHLPGFSDMRVLEVGCAEAGLLDVLHEQGIEAVGLELSPTRVAIAQRKNPDLPVYVGDITDPRCGQVVGTGFDLVVMRDVIEHVAERARAMENIRALLKVGGYLFVSFPPKYSAFAGHQQVGRSVLRFCPFVHLLPAPVVHGLGTLVHEADYQVNNILTNRRQGLTIAHFERLCGTCGFRLVRRDLFLVRPIYRTRFGLRPVRLPNIPVVREVLAMGYEAIWQVG